A single Pedobacter sp. PACM 27299 DNA region contains:
- a CDS encoding arginase — protein sequence MTKTLKIIEVKSEIGAGTRGASLGVDAIKIAALDFGSRFFKKHKSIEVPNENHLLLEGTGSPYAKRISGILTMVERVSDQVRTTLEEKEFPVVLSGDHSTAAGTIAGIKAAFPKSKLGVIWIDAHADIHSPYTTPSGNMHGMPLAMSLDEDNLESKVNKLDQETINYWFQLKNVGNIAPKINYRDLVLISARDMEKPEEYLLKKNKVKIFTTADVRKRGVERTVIDTLVYLDHCDLIYVSFDVDSMDPTASRGTGTPVAQGLTEREAGKLMSGLITNQKVCCFEIVEVNPTLDRENQMAEHAFEILIKATNAFRNE from the coding sequence ATGACTAAGACTTTAAAAATTATTGAGGTAAAATCCGAGATCGGCGCCGGTACACGGGGAGCTAGTTTAGGAGTGGATGCAATTAAGATTGCAGCGTTGGATTTTGGGAGTAGATTCTTCAAAAAACATAAATCTATAGAAGTGCCAAATGAGAACCATTTGTTGCTTGAAGGCACCGGCAGCCCGTATGCGAAGCGGATTTCCGGGATATTGACGATGGTAGAGCGGGTGAGTGATCAGGTGCGGACTACCTTAGAAGAGAAAGAGTTTCCGGTAGTTTTATCGGGAGATCATAGTACTGCAGCGGGTACGATTGCGGGGATAAAAGCGGCTTTTCCAAAGTCGAAATTAGGGGTAATTTGGATCGATGCGCATGCAGATATCCATTCTCCATACACTACACCCTCCGGAAATATGCACGGAATGCCCTTAGCGATGTCACTTGACGAAGATAATTTAGAGTCGAAAGTGAACAAGCTGGATCAGGAAACGATCAACTACTGGTTTCAGCTAAAAAACGTCGGAAATATAGCACCTAAGATTAATTATCGCGATCTTGTGCTGATTTCTGCGCGGGATATGGAGAAGCCGGAAGAATACTTGCTGAAGAAAAATAAAGTCAAGATCTTTACGACGGCTGACGTCCGGAAAAGAGGGGTAGAACGGACAGTGATTGATACCTTGGTGTATCTTGATCATTGTGATCTCATTTATGTTTCATTTGACGTGGATTCTATGGATCCTACGGCATCCAGAGGGACGGGGACACCGGTTGCTCAAGGGTTGACAGAAAGAGAAGCGGGCAAGCTGATGTCTGGCCTGATCACCAATCAGAAAGTATGCTGCTTCGAGATTGTAGAAGTGAATCCAACTCTCGACAGGGAGAATCAAATGGCAGAACATGCCTTTGAAATTTTAATTAAAGCGACGAACGCTTTTAGAAACGAGTAA
- a CDS encoding arginine decarboxylase produces the protein MQSYSEFLDLSVGFPQEGYSVIDDELYFQDLNLMEMIETYGTPLRFTYLPMITKKIQQAKLLFQTAIIKNNYRGDYKYCYCTKSSHFRHIVEEALKNGIHLETSSAFDMPMIEALEKKGALTKDITVICNGFKTYQYKQYIIDMLHDGYKNIIPVLDNKEEFNLFDDEVELDTPCNLGIRIAAEEQPDSQFYTSRLGVRMEDVIEFYNNKISANPNFRVKLLHFFINSGITDSPYYWNELEKYVTLYCKFKKINPELDTLDIGGGMPFKDSLVFDFDYEYMVNEIVKRIKEICAEHDVVEPDIITEFGKYTVAEASGILYKVLGRKQQNDREKWLMLDGSFITNLPDVWALNQKYILLPINNWDAEYERVNLGGITCDGQDYYNQEAHMNSVFMPKTRKVQYLGFFNTGAYQEVLSGYGGIHHCLLPSPKHVIIRRNRDETFNFEVFGEEQNSKQVLKILGYV, from the coding sequence ATGCAGAGTTACTCCGAATTTCTTGATCTAAGTGTTGGTTTCCCTCAGGAAGGTTACAGCGTTATAGACGACGAATTGTATTTTCAAGATCTCAATCTGATGGAAATGATTGAAACCTATGGTACGCCATTACGTTTCACTTATCTCCCAATGATAACTAAGAAAATCCAACAAGCCAAATTATTATTTCAAACGGCTATCATCAAGAACAATTACCGTGGGGACTATAAGTATTGTTACTGTACTAAAAGTTCGCACTTCAGGCACATTGTTGAAGAAGCCTTAAAGAATGGCATTCACCTGGAAACCTCATCAGCATTTGATATGCCTATGATTGAGGCATTGGAGAAAAAAGGTGCCCTAACCAAAGACATTACAGTGATCTGTAATGGATTTAAAACTTATCAGTACAAACAATATATCATCGATATGTTGCACGACGGATATAAAAACATCATTCCAGTATTGGACAATAAAGAGGAATTTAACCTTTTTGATGATGAGGTAGAATTAGATACACCTTGTAACCTGGGTATCCGTATCGCTGCTGAAGAACAACCAGACTCACAGTTTTATACTTCAAGACTGGGTGTACGTATGGAAGATGTGATTGAGTTTTACAACAATAAGATCTCTGCAAATCCAAACTTCAGAGTAAAACTATTACACTTCTTTATCAATTCAGGTATTACAGATTCTCCATATTACTGGAACGAACTTGAAAAATATGTGACTTTATATTGCAAGTTCAAAAAGATCAATCCTGAACTGGATACTTTAGATATCGGTGGTGGTATGCCATTTAAAGACTCTTTAGTATTTGATTTCGATTACGAATACATGGTAAATGAGATCGTAAAAAGGATTAAAGAAATCTGTGCTGAGCACGATGTAGTAGAACCAGATATCATTACTGAATTTGGAAAATACACCGTTGCAGAAGCATCTGGTATCTTATACAAAGTATTAGGACGTAAACAACAGAACGACAGAGAGAAATGGCTGATGCTGGATGGTTCATTCATCACCAACCTTCCAGACGTTTGGGCCTTAAACCAGAAATACATTTTATTGCCGATCAATAACTGGGATGCTGAATATGAGCGTGTCAACTTAGGAGGTATCACTTGTGATGGCCAGGATTATTACAATCAGGAAGCACACATGAACAGTGTATTTATGCCTAAAACACGTAAAGTACAATACCTGGGCTTCTTCAATACCGGAGCTTATCAGGAAGTACTGAGCGGTTATGGTGGCATTCACCATTGCTTATTGCCAAGTCCGAAGCATGTAATTATCCGTAGAAACAGAGATGAGACTTTCAACTTTGAAGTGTTCGGAGAAGAACAAAACAGTAAACAAGTGTTAAAAATCCTGGGTTACGTTTAA
- a CDS encoding Hsp20/alpha crystallin family protein, whose protein sequence is MTLVNFNNRTRNTAPYFNNVFDSLFSEALNKNLTINKIPGVNILETAEEYKIELAAPGLTKEDFQINLKKDTLSVWAEKKVAETDEKKDYTRKEFDYFSFARSFVLPESIDAEKITAEYTNGILNITIGKKDESKSAAKEIKVS, encoded by the coding sequence ATGACACTAGTAAATTTTAATAACAGAACCAGAAACACTGCACCTTATTTTAACAATGTATTTGATTCTTTGTTCAGTGAGGCGTTAAATAAAAACTTAACGATCAATAAGATTCCAGGAGTAAACATTTTGGAAACCGCTGAAGAATACAAAATTGAATTGGCTGCACCTGGTTTAACTAAAGAAGATTTTCAAATCAACCTAAAGAAAGATACTTTGTCGGTATGGGCAGAGAAAAAGGTTGCGGAGACAGACGAGAAAAAAGATTATACACGCAAAGAGTTTGATTACTTCTCTTTTGCAAGATCATTTGTGTTGCCTGAAAGTATTGATGCAGAGAAAATTACTGCGGAATATACCAATGGAATTTTAAACATCACAATTGGTAAAAAAGACGAATCAAAATCTGCTGCGAAAGAGATTAAAGTTTCTTAA
- a CDS encoding acyl-CoA thioesterase, whose product MIFKTFWRKKTKNTDKKTDVVNHFDSFKYKTQIETRFADFDMMGHVNNAVYFTYLEMARVKYWNTAVKWDWRKTGVVIAKAELDYHSPIYPEDKISMYVRTSRIGKSSFDLEYLLVKLVHGEEVICSKGKTVCVAFDYSTKTSSAIPDNERTKMISFEQL is encoded by the coding sequence ATGATATTTAAGACATTTTGGCGCAAGAAAACAAAAAACACAGACAAAAAGACAGACGTAGTCAACCATTTCGACAGTTTTAAGTATAAAACGCAGATAGAAACTCGTTTTGCAGATTTCGATATGATGGGCCACGTGAATAATGCTGTGTACTTTACCTATTTGGAAATGGCCAGAGTAAAGTATTGGAATACGGCCGTAAAATGGGATTGGAGGAAAACCGGAGTAGTCATCGCCAAAGCAGAGTTGGACTACCACAGCCCAATCTACCCAGAGGATAAAATCAGCATGTATGTAAGAACGTCAAGAATAGGAAAAAGCAGTTTCGACCTGGAATATTTACTGGTCAAATTGGTGCATGGAGAAGAAGTCATCTGCAGTAAGGGAAAAACAGTATGCGTCGCATTTGATTATAGCACTAAAACCTCCTCCGCTATTCCTGATAATGAAAGAACAAAAATGATCTCATTTGAACAGCTTTAG
- a CDS encoding FAD-binding oxidoreductase, whose amino-acid sequence MEFTKITVDLLDLIKAAVGADSVFTDEETLSIYCHDETEDLKYYPEVVVKPKDTESVSALLKICHQYLVPVTPRGGGTGLSGAALPIFGGVLLSMERFKKIIDIDTENLQAIVEPGVITQEFMDAVAEKGLLYPIDPSSKGSCFIGGNVAHGSGGPRVVKYGTIREYILNLEVVLPNGEIIWTGANTLKYASGYNLTQLMIGSEGTLAVVTKIVTKLIPRSENNVLMLASFAENEQACAAVSAIFRAEVIPSALEFMERRGVEWVIEFDQIKFDLKDGINAFLLIEFDGNDMDSIFKDCEKVNAVLEQFGCTDVLFADTAQQKEELWRMRRIMPESVKSNSIYKEEDTVVPRAALPKLINGIKEIGSRYGFESVCYGHAGDGNLHVNIIKAGMSDEDWHTKLKEGIVEIFELTSALGGTISGEHGIGLVQKDFMLIKYSEVHLNLMRGIKQVFDPAGILNPGKIF is encoded by the coding sequence ATGGAATTTACTAAAATTACTGTCGACTTGCTGGACCTGATCAAAGCTGCTGTTGGTGCAGACAGTGTTTTTACTGATGAAGAAACTTTGAGTATCTATTGTCATGATGAGACCGAAGACTTGAAATACTATCCGGAAGTGGTGGTGAAACCAAAAGATACCGAATCTGTATCTGCCTTGCTGAAAATTTGCCATCAATACCTGGTTCCTGTTACCCCTAGAGGTGGCGGAACGGGCTTAAGTGGTGCTGCCTTACCTATTTTTGGCGGCGTATTGTTGTCTATGGAGCGCTTTAAAAAGATCATTGATATTGATACCGAGAATCTTCAGGCCATTGTAGAACCAGGCGTGATTACACAGGAATTTATGGATGCAGTGGCGGAGAAAGGCTTGCTTTATCCGATTGATCCCTCGAGTAAAGGTTCATGTTTTATAGGTGGCAATGTAGCCCATGGTTCAGGCGGACCAAGGGTAGTTAAATATGGCACGATCAGAGAATATATATTAAACCTGGAAGTGGTTTTGCCTAACGGTGAAATCATCTGGACAGGTGCAAATACGCTTAAATATGCTTCTGGCTATAACCTGACACAGTTGATGATTGGTTCTGAGGGAACTTTGGCTGTGGTCACTAAGATCGTCACCAAATTGATTCCCAGATCAGAAAATAATGTGCTGATGCTGGCTTCATTTGCAGAAAATGAACAGGCATGTGCTGCAGTATCTGCTATTTTCCGTGCGGAAGTGATTCCTTCTGCCCTGGAATTCATGGAGCGAAGAGGAGTGGAGTGGGTGATTGAATTCGATCAGATCAAGTTTGACCTAAAAGATGGCATCAATGCTTTTCTGCTGATAGAATTTGATGGGAATGATATGGACAGTATTTTCAAAGATTGCGAGAAGGTAAATGCGGTATTGGAGCAGTTTGGTTGTACAGATGTGCTTTTTGCAGATACCGCTCAGCAAAAAGAAGAATTATGGCGTATGAGGAGGATTATGCCAGAATCGGTGAAATCTAATTCTATCTATAAAGAAGAAGATACGGTGGTTCCTCGGGCAGCTTTGCCGAAATTGATCAATGGCATCAAGGAGATCGGTTCCAGGTATGGTTTCGAAAGTGTGTGCTACGGCCACGCTGGTGATGGAAATCTACATGTGAATATTATTAAAGCCGGAATGAGCGATGAAGATTGGCATACTAAACTTAAAGAGGGTATCGTAGAGATTTTTGAATTGACGAGCGCTTTGGGGGGTACGATTTCGGGCGAACATGGGATCGGTTTGGTACAAAAAGACTTCATGTTGATTAAATATTCAGAAGTACACTTGAATTTAATGAGGGGGATTAAACAGGTGTTTGATCCTGCAGGAATTCTAAATCCAGGAAAGATATTTTAA
- a CDS encoding dihydroneopterin aldolase codes for MSNAKSYIQTVALRDVKCYAFHGYYPEEQLTGIYFMVDVVVTFIHTGDTENLNHTVNYEVLNTILLEEMANTQKMLETVVRRILDRVIDNYPFVRTGKVGIRKMNPPMPGEIGHSFVELSYEAPQ; via the coding sequence ATGAGCAATGCTAAAAGCTATATTCAAACGGTTGCGTTAAGAGATGTAAAATGTTATGCTTTTCACGGGTATTATCCTGAGGAGCAGTTAACTGGAATTTATTTCATGGTAGATGTTGTAGTTACTTTTATTCATACAGGTGATACAGAGAATTTGAATCATACGGTGAATTATGAAGTGCTGAACACTATTTTGCTGGAAGAGATGGCAAATACACAGAAAATGCTGGAAACGGTGGTACGAAGAATTTTAGATCGCGTGATCGATAACTATCCATTTGTACGCACAGGGAAAGTAGGGATTCGAAAAATGAATCCTCCTATGCCTGGTGAAATCGGCCATTCTTTTGTGGAATTGAGTTATGAAGCGCCTCAATAA
- a CDS encoding acyl-CoA dehydrogenase family protein, which yields MSKSAKKDLYEAPDYYQLDELLSEEHKLIRSSARDWVKREVSPIIEDYAQRAEFPKHLIKGLGEIGAFGPTIPVEYGGAGLDYIAYGILMQEIERGDSGIRSTASVQGSLVMYPIFAYGTEEQRKKYLPKLATGELMGCFGLTEPDHGSNPGGMVTNIKDKGDHYLLNGAKMWISNAPFADIAVVWAKDESGKIRGLVVERGMEGFTTPETHNKWSLRASATGELVFDNVKVPKENIFPDITGLKGPLGCLNQARYGIAWGALGAAMDCYDTALRYSKERVQFGKPIGGFQLQQKKLAEMVTEITKAQLLVWRLGVLKSENRATAEQISMAKRNSVEIALDIARNARQMLGGMGITGEYSIMRHMMNLESVVTYEGTHDIHLLITGMDVTGLNAFK from the coding sequence ATGAGTAAATCTGCAAAAAAAGACCTCTACGAAGCTCCTGACTACTATCAGTTAGATGAATTACTAAGTGAAGAACATAAATTGATCCGTTCTTCCGCAAGAGACTGGGTAAAAAGAGAAGTCAGCCCAATCATCGAAGATTACGCACAAAGAGCAGAATTCCCGAAACATCTGATCAAAGGATTAGGAGAGATTGGCGCTTTTGGCCCGACTATTCCTGTGGAATATGGTGGTGCAGGTTTAGATTACATCGCATACGGCATATTAATGCAGGAAATTGAGCGTGGAGACTCTGGAATCAGGTCTACCGCCTCCGTACAAGGCTCATTGGTCATGTATCCGATCTTTGCTTATGGCACCGAAGAACAACGTAAAAAATATTTACCGAAATTAGCCACAGGCGAGTTAATGGGCTGCTTTGGACTCACAGAACCAGATCATGGCTCTAATCCTGGTGGAATGGTGACCAATATAAAAGATAAAGGAGATCATTATCTGCTAAACGGGGCAAAAATGTGGATTTCCAATGCGCCATTTGCAGACATCGCAGTAGTCTGGGCAAAAGACGAGTCTGGCAAAATCAGAGGTTTAGTTGTAGAACGAGGAATGGAAGGTTTTACCACACCAGAAACGCATAACAAGTGGAGCTTAAGGGCTTCCGCAACTGGCGAGCTGGTATTCGACAATGTTAAAGTGCCTAAAGAAAATATTTTCCCTGACATCACTGGATTAAAAGGACCACTAGGCTGCTTAAACCAGGCACGTTATGGCATCGCTTGGGGAGCATTAGGCGCAGCGATGGATTGTTATGATACTGCTTTGCGCTACTCCAAAGAACGTGTACAGTTTGGAAAACCTATCGGAGGATTCCAATTACAACAAAAGAAACTAGCAGAAATGGTAACAGAGATCACCAAAGCACAACTTTTAGTATGGCGTTTAGGTGTGCTTAAAAGTGAAAACCGTGCTACAGCAGAACAGATCTCCATGGCCAAAAGAAACAGTGTAGAAATTGCATTGGATATTGCCCGAAATGCACGTCAGATGCTTGGAGGGATGGGAATTACCGGCGAATATTCGATCATGAGACACATGATGAATCTGGAATCTGTGGTTACCTACGAAGGAACCCACGACATTCACCTCCTGATTACAGGAATGGATGTTACCGGATTAAACGCCTTCAAATAA